In a single window of the Hydrogenobaculum sp. 3684 genome:
- a CDS encoding chemotaxis protein CheB, which translates to MPDTFTKSFAEHLNSDSIIYVPSANLLLSSCAKVFKENTCGIVMTGMGDDGSKGIVDVKKNGGITVAEDPKSAILWAMPENAIKTGCVDFVLKKDEIPEFLVKIAK; encoded by the coding sequence ATGCCAGATACATTTACAAAAAGCTTTGCAGAGCATCTAAATTCAGATTCTATAATATATGTACCATCTGCCAACTTGCTTTTGTCTTCTTGTGCCAAGGTTTTTAAGGAAAACACCTGCGGTATAGTAATGACTGGCATGGGCGACGACGGGTCTAAGGGTATAGTGGATGTTAAGAAAAATGGCGGTATTACGGTAGCCGAAGATCCAAAATCTGCTATATTGTGGGCTATGCCAGAAAATGCCATAAAAACCGGTTGTGTAGATTTTGTGCTTAAAAAAGATGAAATACCAGAATTTTTGGTTAAAATAGCAAAATAA
- the trpS gene encoding tryptophan--tRNA ligase: protein MRIVSGMRPTGKLHIGHFFGAVKNWVDLQKEHETLFFVADWHALTTSYKDISKIKENTLEMVADWIAMGLDPNKSTLFVQSKVKYHAELNLILSMITPKSWLELNPTYKDTKYNLLKINHVEKEYSEKLTPLVDIMLKHAPAIVEDEAMFKKVLLDGLTDIFIKLLIEGAIDKEKLGELNISKRDFYETDTFGFFGYPVLMASDILIYNADGVPVGEDQLPHIEITREIARRFNYLYKEFFKEPKAILTETPKLLGTDGRKMSKSYNNTIMIDETEEETTSKIMKMFTDPEKLRKNDPGHPEKCNVFSYHKIFTNLDETSNIELDCKSGKLGCVECKKILAKNLNNFLAPIREKRKDIDKDMVKNILEEGNKKANQIAKSNMDSINDILGL, encoded by the coding sequence ATGAGAATAGTAAGTGGCATGAGACCCACTGGAAAACTTCATATAGGGCACTTTTTTGGAGCTGTTAAAAACTGGGTAGACTTACAAAAAGAACACGAGACTCTATTTTTTGTGGCAGATTGGCATGCTCTTACCACTTCTTATAAAGATATATCAAAAATAAAAGAAAATACGCTTGAGATGGTGGCAGATTGGATTGCAATGGGTCTTGACCCAAATAAATCTACGCTGTTTGTTCAATCAAAAGTAAAATATCATGCGGAGTTAAATCTTATACTTAGTATGATAACCCCAAAAAGCTGGTTAGAACTAAATCCCACTTATAAAGATACAAAATACAACCTACTAAAGATAAACCATGTAGAAAAAGAGTACTCTGAAAAATTGACACCTCTTGTAGATATTATGCTTAAGCACGCTCCTGCAATCGTAGAAGATGAAGCGATGTTTAAAAAAGTTTTGTTGGATGGACTAACGGATATTTTTATAAAGCTTTTAATAGAAGGGGCAATAGATAAAGAAAAACTTGGAGAGCTAAACATATCAAAAAGAGATTTTTACGAGACAGATACCTTTGGATTTTTTGGATATCCTGTTTTGATGGCCTCAGATATATTAATTTACAACGCTGATGGTGTACCAGTAGGAGAAGATCAGCTTCCACACATAGAAATAACGAGGGAGATAGCCAGAAGGTTTAACTATCTTTACAAAGAATTTTTCAAAGAACCAAAAGCCATACTTACAGAAACTCCAAAACTTCTTGGCACAGATGGACGGAAGATGAGCAAATCTTACAACAACACAATTATGATAGATGAAACAGAAGAAGAAACCACGTCAAAGATTATGAAGATGTTTACAGATCCAGAAAAACTTAGAAAAAACGACCCTGGTCATCCTGAGAAATGCAACGTGTTTAGCTATCATAAGATTTTTACAAACTTAGATGAAACCTCAAATATAGAGCTTGATTGTAAAAGCGGTAAACTTGGCTGTGTAGAATGCAAGAAAATACTTGCTAAAAATCTAAATAACTTTTTAGCACCTATAAGAGAAAAAAGAAAAGATATAGACAAAGATATGGTAAAAAACATATTGGAAGAGGGCAACAAAAAGGCAAACCAAATAGCAAAATCAAACATGGACTCTATAAACGACATATTGGGTCTATGA
- the yihA gene encoding ribosome biogenesis GTP-binding protein YihA/YsxC codes for MKFKGSYVKDFPEDKPCILLTGRSNVGKSSLINAIANTKIARVSKDPGLTATLNFYIEENIYIVDTPGYGYAKRSKEERNKWANIINDFIENYGENILCVFALIDSVVGPTELDNMLIDYLDSKSLNTILVLTKVDKATQKELANTLNRLKAFDKNIIQTSSKDGIGIKQLKAIIKELSHAKKR; via the coding sequence ATGAAGTTCAAAGGTTCCTATGTAAAAGATTTTCCAGAAGACAAACCTTGTATACTACTAACTGGGCGCTCAAACGTAGGTAAATCATCTTTAATAAACGCCATTGCCAACACAAAAATAGCAAGGGTAAGCAAAGACCCTGGTCTCACCGCTACTTTAAACTTTTATATAGAAGAAAATATTTATATAGTAGATACGCCTGGCTATGGATATGCTAAAAGATCAAAAGAAGAAAGAAACAAATGGGCAAACATAATAAACGATTTTATAGAAAACTATGGTGAAAATATATTGTGTGTTTTTGCTTTAATAGACTCTGTGGTAGGTCCTACGGAACTTGATAATATGCTTATTGATTATCTTGATAGTAAAAGCTTAAACACAATATTAGTCTTAACAAAAGTAGACAAAGCCACTCAAAAAGAACTTGCCAATACGCTAAATCGTTTAAAAGCTTTTGATAAAAACATCATACAAACCTCTTCAAAAGATGGCATAGGCATAAAACAGCTAAAAGCTATAATCAAAGAACTAAGCCATGCTAAAAAAAGATAA
- a CDS encoding putative DNA modification/repair radical SAM protein, whose translation MDVEQKLRILADGAKYDVSCASSGGVRETIEGGIGNSYAPGVCHTFTSDGRCVSLLKVLFTNVCIFDCEYCINRASNNIKRASFTPRELADITINFYKRNYIEGLFLSSGIAKSPDHTMELMLKTVKILREEYKFNGYIHLKLIPGASKELIEEASKLADRVSSNIELPTEQSLKLLAPEKNKDNVLKPLMFLKNLRESSEKPVASTSTQLIVGATNEPDYQILRLASYFYEKKILKRMYYSAYIPVPNTKHIKVDKTPLLREHRLYQADWLLRFYDFKYEEIVEKDSNLDLELDPKTAYAIKNIHLYPIDVNKASYEELIRVPGIGRKNAMKIIQARAFKTLEYMDLIKLGISIKKAKHFIVAKKYLGYSLSPEYIRKAIIKESSQKPSYTQLRLW comes from the coding sequence ATGGATGTTGAGCAAAAACTCAGAATATTAGCTGATGGTGCTAAATACGACGTATCTTGTGCCAGCTCTGGAGGAGTTAGAGAAACTATAGAAGGTGGTATAGGAAACTCCTATGCACCAGGGGTTTGCCATACGTTTACATCCGATGGAAGATGCGTCTCGCTTCTTAAAGTGCTTTTTACAAACGTATGTATATTTGACTGCGAATATTGTATAAATAGAGCGTCCAACAATATAAAAAGAGCTTCTTTTACACCAAGAGAGCTTGCCGATATCACTATAAACTTTTACAAAAGAAACTACATAGAAGGTTTATTTTTAAGCTCTGGTATAGCAAAGTCCCCAGATCATACGATGGAACTAATGTTAAAAACCGTAAAAATTTTAAGAGAAGAATATAAATTTAACGGATATATACACCTAAAACTTATACCAGGAGCTTCCAAAGAGCTCATAGAAGAAGCTTCTAAACTAGCAGATAGGGTTAGCTCAAATATAGAGCTTCCTACTGAGCAAAGTTTAAAGCTTTTAGCACCGGAAAAAAATAAAGACAACGTCTTAAAACCTCTGATGTTTTTAAAAAATCTAAGAGAGAGCAGTGAAAAGCCAGTAGCAAGCACCTCAACACAGCTTATAGTGGGGGCTACCAACGAGCCAGATTATCAGATTTTAAGGCTTGCCTCTTATTTTTACGAAAAGAAAATACTAAAAAGAATGTATTACTCAGCTTATATACCAGTTCCAAACACAAAGCATATAAAAGTGGATAAAACACCTCTTTTAAGAGAACATAGGCTTTACCAGGCTGATTGGCTTCTTAGATTTTACGATTTTAAGTATGAAGAGATTGTTGAAAAAGATTCAAACTTAGACTTAGAGCTAGACCCAAAAACCGCCTACGCCATTAAAAATATACATCTATACCCAATAGATGTAAACAAAGCCTCCTACGAAGAGCTCATAAGAGTGCCTGGCATCGGTAGAAAAAACGCCATGAAAATAATACAAGCAAGAGCATTTAAAACCTTAGAATATATGGACCTTATAAAGCTTGGAATATCTATTAAAAAGGCAAAGCACTTTATAGTGGCAAAAAAATACTTAGGTTATAGCCTGTCTCCAGAATATATAAGAAAAGCCATCATAAAAGAAAGTTCCCAAAAGCCTTCTTACACTCAGCTAAGGTTATGGTAA
- a CDS encoding TIGR03915 family putative DNA repair protein → MVNIVFEDSFEGFLSALYWAFKNDIKNPIFLKAKKPSLFKTVKVQIEDDILKKFKQMLDEETIELFYDCFCYDEEKAFSDTYRSFLFYLEYKHLKDVNQDFIRNLIYYRKSVNRERHKYIGFLRFHQVDNILYAKFEPKHFVLDYLGEFFKRRYKEENFVIHDVKRKKAAVYHEKHLSIEAFDKEINIEKDTYQKLWKAFFEAVTIRERSNARLQNHYAPKYFRKYMIEFDN, encoded by the coding sequence ATGGTAAATATAGTATTTGAAGATAGTTTTGAAGGTTTTTTAAGTGCCTTGTATTGGGCTTTTAAAAACGATATAAAAAATCCTATATTCTTAAAAGCCAAAAAACCATCTCTTTTTAAAACTGTAAAAGTACAAATAGAAGATGATATACTAAAAAAATTCAAACAAATGTTAGACGAAGAGACGATAGAACTCTTTTACGATTGCTTTTGTTATGATGAAGAAAAGGCTTTTTCTGATACATACAGAAGTTTTTTATTCTACTTGGAGTATAAGCACCTAAAGGATGTAAATCAAGATTTTATAAGAAATCTAATTTATTATAGAAAATCGGTAAATAGAGAAAGGCACAAATACATAGGTTTTTTAAGGTTTCATCAGGTAGATAATATTTTATATGCAAAGTTTGAGCCAAAGCACTTTGTATTAGATTACTTAGGGGAGTTTTTCAAAAGAAGATATAAAGAGGAGAACTTTGTAATACACGACGTAAAAAGGAAAAAAGCAGCTGTTTACCACGAAAAACATCTTAGTATAGAAGCTTTTGACAAAGAGATAAATATAGAAAAAGATACATACCAAAAACTATGGAAGGCATTTTTTGAAGCGGTTACAATAAGAGAAAGGTCCAACGCAAGGTTGCAAAATCACTACGCTCCAAAGTACTTTAGAAAGTATATGATTGAATTCGATAATTAA
- a CDS encoding DNA-binding protein yields the protein MDKDSLRSLILLQEKEERFFRLLKEKEKILKEIQHFEQELSNVLKEVESINKEKENIKKLIEELLKTIENHEKNLKKITESLRTIKSKELYKNVLREKSKTENAIINTKNRLKQAYIQLSNIENSNELKDLLLKQKRLQEEIRNLKEDLESIEQSILKAEKDIKDYKDTLEKSLIDFYEDIKKRVQPVFVPIDNKACSYCGTILPIDFYNRLIQNNIPSFMCPNCQRIIYKQSDIIK from the coding sequence ATGGATAAAGATAGTTTAAGGAGTCTTATTTTATTACAGGAAAAAGAAGAAAGATTTTTTAGGCTTTTAAAAGAAAAAGAAAAAATATTGAAAGAAATACAACACTTTGAGCAAGAGCTTAGCAACGTATTAAAAGAGGTAGAAAGCATAAACAAAGAAAAAGAAAATATCAAAAAACTAATAGAAGAACTACTAAAAACCATAGAAAATCACGAAAAAAATCTCAAAAAGATAACAGAATCCCTAAGAACCATCAAAAGCAAAGAGCTGTATAAAAATGTGTTGAGAGAAAAATCAAAAACAGAAAACGCTATTATAAATACAAAAAATAGGTTAAAACAAGCGTATATACAACTTAGCAATATAGAAAACTCAAACGAATTAAAAGATTTACTTTTAAAACAAAAACGCTTACAAGAAGAGATAAGAAATTTAAAAGAAGATCTAGAAAGCATAGAACAATCTATACTCAAAGCGGAAAAAGATATAAAAGACTACAAAGATACTTTAGAGAAAAGCCTTATAGATTTTTATGAAGATATTAAAAAAAGAGTACAACCTGTTTTTGTACCAATAGATAACAAAGCCTGCTCTTATTGTGGAACTATATTGCCAATAGACTTTTACAACAGGCTAATCCAAAATAACATACCTAGCTTTATGTGTCCTAACTGTCAGCGCATTATATATAAACAATCTGATATAATAAAATAA
- a CDS encoding site-2 protease family protein, giving the protein MNFEQIVITIPALMMAVIFHEIAHGAAAYWMGDKSAKEAGRLTINPIPHIDLLGTIILPGILMLVGSPILFGWAKPVPINPYRFKDLRMGMLIVSSAGALANIAMAILGAVSFRLLESTIASDINPFFFASVVEPLLWFSRELVIINLVLAFFNLLPIPPLDGSRIVMSFFSVKYWEEFYKFEPYGFLILTVLIFTGVIGKIIYPFIAIAYRILLGGFGI; this is encoded by the coding sequence ATGAACTTTGAGCAAATAGTAATTACTATACCGGCTTTAATGATGGCTGTTATATTTCATGAAATAGCTCATGGGGCAGCGGCCTATTGGATGGGGGATAAAAGCGCCAAGGAAGCTGGAAGGCTAACAATAAATCCAATTCCTCATATAGATTTGCTTGGTACTATTATATTACCTGGGATTTTGATGCTTGTAGGTTCTCCTATACTTTTTGGATGGGCAAAACCAGTACCTATAAACCCATACAGATTTAAAGACTTAAGGATGGGTATGCTTATTGTATCGTCAGCTGGTGCTTTGGCCAACATAGCGATGGCAATATTAGGTGCTGTTTCTTTTAGGCTTTTAGAAAGCACTATAGCATCTGATATAAATCCATTTTTTTTCGCAAGCGTTGTAGAACCTCTTTTGTGGTTTTCTAGAGAGCTTGTTATAATAAACTTAGTGTTGGCGTTTTTTAATCTTTTGCCTATACCTCCTTTGGATGGAAGCCGTATTGTTATGAGTTTCTTTTCTGTAAAGTATTGGGAAGAGTTTTATAAGTTTGAACCTTATGGGTTTTTGATACTTACTGTGCTTATTTTTACTGGTGTAATAGGTAAAATTATATATCCTTTTATAGCCATTGCCTATAGAATACTATTGGGTGGATTCGGTATATGA
- a CDS encoding hotdog domain-containing protein produces the protein MMINTHLKINQGLCGTPVELGEGYAVVSLEAKENMVADEKGLIHGGFIFGLADYASMLAVNHPNVVLAKAEVKFLKPVKLGDVMTSYAKIQKIDNNKYTVEAFVKVNDIKVFEGVFLCVVTPKHVLE, from the coding sequence ATGATGATTAACACACATTTAAAGATTAATCAAGGTCTTTGTGGTACTCCCGTTGAGCTTGGAGAAGGCTACGCTGTAGTGAGCTTAGAAGCCAAAGAAAACATGGTAGCAGATGAAAAAGGGCTTATACACGGTGGGTTTATATTTGGACTAGCAGATTATGCATCTATGCTTGCTGTAAATCATCCAAACGTTGTATTGGCAAAAGCGGAGGTTAAATTTTTAAAACCGGTAAAATTAGGAGATGTTATGACCTCTTATGCCAAAATCCAGAAAATAGACAACAACAAATATACTGTGGAGGCTTTTGTAAAAGTTAACGATATAAAAGTTTTTGAAGGTGTTTTCCTTTGTGTTGTAACTCCTAAGCACGTTTTAGAATAA
- the lptC gene encoding LPS export ABC transporter periplasmic protein LptC gives MQIIISLIVVLFLSIGAFFIYEKEHTNNHFINSPQVLKKIDIHIYSNDHDQWNVEGDILIIKGQNITLKNIKATDYPYTITAKEGVINKTSGVGYLKKDVVFSKSDKTTQDKIYTQYTNIDLKNSHFWANDDIIISEDKFISYGKSFDINLKPSLHVVVYNIKSYEK, from the coding sequence GTGCAAATTATAATATCTTTAATTGTTGTTTTATTTTTAAGTATAGGGGCTTTTTTTATATACGAAAAAGAACATACAAACAACCATTTTATAAATTCTCCACAGGTGTTAAAAAAAATAGACATTCACATATACTCAAATGACCATGATCAATGGAATGTTGAGGGCGATATATTGATAATAAAAGGACAAAATATAACGCTAAAGAACATAAAAGCTACAGACTATCCTTATACAATTACGGCAAAAGAAGGTGTTATAAACAAAACCTCTGGTGTTGGATATTTAAAAAAAGATGTAGTATTTTCAAAATCTGATAAAACTACCCAAGACAAAATATATACCCAATACACAAACATAGATTTGAAAAATTCACACTTTTGGGCCAACGATGATATAATAATTTCGGAAGATAAATTTATCTCCTACGGGAAATCTTTTGATATAAATTTAAAGCCATCTCTTCATGTTGTAGTTTATAATATTAAAAGCTATGAAAAATAA
- a CDS encoding biopolymer transporter ExbD → MKEFDQDKEISEINMTPFVDIVLVILIIFMATATFMVEGKIPVNLPKAKTSERTTVSTKPVVVAIKKDGTILIDNNVISGNLESALSKVANKDSTIVLQASKDTPFQNVVSVIDACRELGINKYMIETKKE, encoded by the coding sequence ATGAAAGAATTTGACCAAGATAAAGAGATATCCGAAATAAACATGACCCCTTTTGTGGATATTGTGCTTGTGATACTTATAATATTTATGGCTACTGCCACTTTTATGGTGGAAGGTAAAATTCCAGTAAATCTTCCAAAGGCTAAAACTTCAGAACGAACCACCGTATCTACAAAACCTGTAGTTGTGGCTATAAAAAAAGACGGTACAATACTAATAGATAATAACGTTATAAGCGGTAATTTAGAAAGCGCTTTATCAAAAGTGGCTAATAAAGATTCTACCATAGTGTTACAGGCTTCTAAGGATACACCTTTTCAAAATGTAGTAAGTGTAATAGACGCTTGCAGAGAGCTTGGTATAAATAAGTATATGATAGAAACGAAGAAAGAATGA
- a CDS encoding NIL domain-containing protein, translated as MNFVRLRLIYPENVAKEPIICNICKNFNIIVNIKMAKVTQDSAILNIEIDGDIEEIEKAMKFMQEKGIDVQPIEGQIFTE; from the coding sequence ATGAACTTTGTAAGGTTAAGACTTATATATCCAGAAAACGTAGCTAAAGAACCTATTATATGCAACATATGTAAGAACTTTAACATCATAGTAAACATAAAGATGGCAAAGGTCACCCAAGATAGCGCTATACTAAATATAGAAATAGATGGAGATATAGAAGAAATAGAAAAAGCTATGAAGTTTATGCAAGAAAAAGGTATAGACGTTCAACCTATAGAAGGTCAAATATTTACAGAGTAA
- the uppP gene encoding undecaprenyl-diphosphatase UppP, whose protein sequence is MTIVHAIILGIVEGALEFLPVSAAGHLTLVGKLLGINTENPAFKIYEIFMQIGAVIAVIILYSKRLIVDKEIWLKIIAGFVPTGAIGFLFYKPIKHYLLGNPLITASMVFIGGVIIIIVESLSKKPKITSLKDVTIKDAIAVGFIQSLALIPGVSRSGATIIGAMLIGFERKTAADFSFLIAIPTILSAGLYSLLKDHSQIRHQDILPMGISFITALVFAIVSVKTFLNFISFNNLKIFGYYRIITGLAYLAYLLR, encoded by the coding sequence TTGACCATCGTACATGCTATTATACTTGGCATAGTAGAAGGAGCTTTGGAATTTTTACCAGTATCGGCAGCAGGGCACTTAACACTGGTGGGAAAGCTTCTTGGTATAAATACAGAAAACCCTGCCTTTAAAATATATGAAATATTCATGCAAATAGGAGCGGTAATAGCAGTAATAATACTTTATTCAAAAAGGCTTATAGTAGATAAAGAAATATGGCTTAAAATAATAGCTGGATTCGTGCCAACAGGTGCCATAGGATTTTTATTTTACAAACCAATCAAACACTATCTTCTTGGTAATCCACTCATTACCGCAAGTATGGTATTTATTGGTGGTGTTATTATCATAATAGTAGAATCTTTGTCCAAAAAGCCAAAAATCACAAGTTTAAAAGATGTTACCATAAAAGACGCAATAGCCGTAGGCTTTATTCAATCTCTTGCCTTGATACCTGGAGTTTCTCGTTCTGGTGCTACTATCATAGGCGCTATGCTTATAGGCTTTGAGAGAAAAACTGCCGCTGATTTTTCTTTTCTAATAGCAATACCAACAATACTTAGCGCTGGTTTATATTCACTTCTTAAAGACCATAGTCAAATTCGTCACCAAGATATATTACCAATGGGTATTAGCTTTATAACAGCCCTTGTTTTTGCAATTGTTTCTGTAAAAACTTTCTTAAATTTCATATCTTTCAACAATCTTAAAATTTTTGGATATTATAGAATAATTACTGGATTAGCTTATTTAGCTTATCTTTTGAGGTGA
- the amrS gene encoding AmmeMemoRadiSam system radical SAM enzyme, with amino-acid sequence MFIEASYWKTTEDGRVICELCPDYCKLKEGQVGVCGVRLNKGRKLLSATYGSLVSIALDPVEKKPLFHFLPGHKTLTIATPGCNLHCLGCQNYEISQVKIDESNKSFFENSYISPEQIVQKAIETGSKSISYSYSDPIIFYEYMFDIAKLAKEKGLKNIMVTAGYITEEPALKLMDVIDAFSIDLKFFSEKAYAKYSKGKLEPILNFIKLCLKHNKWIELTTLLVPKYLDEEQLRLIAKFISKELGPHMPWHISRFFPYYKALDLYPTPESMIKTAYEIGKEEGLYYVYTGNIKSEHEHTVCPNCNNVVIERDRFFIKSLKLEKGKCSFCGYKIEGVFE; translated from the coding sequence ATGTTTATAGAAGCTTCATATTGGAAAACTACAGAAGATGGTAGAGTAATATGTGAACTTTGCCCTGATTATTGTAAATTAAAAGAAGGCCAAGTAGGCGTATGCGGTGTTAGATTGAATAAAGGCAGAAAGCTTTTAAGCGCTACATATGGATCTTTGGTATCTATAGCACTTGATCCAGTTGAGAAAAAACCGTTGTTTCATTTTTTACCAGGACATAAAACCCTAACGATAGCAACACCAGGATGCAATCTACATTGTCTTGGTTGTCAAAATTATGAAATATCTCAAGTAAAAATAGATGAGTCTAACAAATCGTTTTTTGAAAACTCCTATATATCTCCAGAACAAATAGTACAAAAGGCGATAGAAACAGGCTCTAAGAGTATATCTTACTCATACTCTGACCCTATAATATTTTATGAATACATGTTTGATATAGCAAAGTTAGCTAAAGAAAAAGGCTTAAAAAACATCATGGTAACCGCTGGATACATCACAGAAGAACCTGCTTTAAAGCTTATGGATGTTATAGATGCTTTTAGTATAGATTTAAAGTTTTTCTCAGAAAAAGCCTATGCAAAATATTCCAAAGGAAAACTTGAACCTATTTTAAACTTCATAAAACTGTGTTTAAAGCACAACAAGTGGATTGAGCTTACCACTCTTTTGGTGCCAAAATACCTTGACGAAGAACAACTAAGGTTAATAGCTAAATTTATAAGCAAAGAGCTAGGTCCTCATATGCCCTGGCATATATCAAGGTTTTTCCCATACTACAAAGCCCTAGATTTATACCCTACGCCAGAGTCCATGATAAAAACTGCATATGAGATTGGAAAAGAAGAGGGTCTATACTATGTATATACTGGCAACATAAAATCAGAGCACGAACATACTGTATGTCCAAATTGCAACAATGTAGTTATAGAAAGAGATAGATTTTTTATTAAAAGCCTAAAATTAGAAAAAGGAAAATGTAGTTTTTGCGGTTATAAAATAGAAGGTGTATTTGAATAA
- the lptA gene encoding lipopolysaccharide transport periplasmic protein LptA encodes MKNKANKKLVFVILSFMLSFLAFSKVEKPMQSVKAQNTQNNNKPIYIEANKMDYNNNIITYTGNVVATRGNGKLTCQELKIFLDKNKKIEKIIATGNPVYTEPNKLIKGNVIEYDAPQDEIIVTGNAYLENKGDVVQGDKVIYYRKLDKAIVTGKRVQSIFIPNGNGAKP; translated from the coding sequence ATGAAAAATAAAGCAAATAAAAAATTAGTTTTTGTGATATTAAGTTTTATGTTGTCGTTTTTAGCTTTTAGTAAAGTAGAAAAACCAATGCAAAGCGTAAAAGCTCAAAACACCCAAAACAATAACAAACCTATATATATAGAAGCAAACAAAATGGATTATAACAACAATATAATCACATACACCGGCAACGTAGTAGCTACAAGGGGCAACGGAAAACTAACTTGCCAAGAGCTAAAAATATTTTTAGACAAAAACAAAAAAATAGAAAAAATAATAGCCACAGGAAACCCTGTTTATACTGAACCTAACAAGCTTATAAAAGGCAATGTTATAGAATACGACGCTCCCCAAGATGAGATTATAGTAACTGGTAATGCTTACTTGGAAAACAAAGGCGATGTAGTACAAGGAGATAAAGTTATATATTATAGAAAATTGGATAAAGCTATAGTAACTGGCAAAAGAGTACAATCTATATTTATACCAAACGGTAACGGAGCAAAACCTTGA
- a CDS encoding MotA/TolQ/ExbB proton channel family protein: MITKFLLKLALIGGDPVLYLLIVMSIFSVAVMIERFLTYRYVSKRLELFKELELRITLDKRLGILATFGNNAPFIGLFGTVLGVIKAFNDLGSSSQFGVKVVMEGISQALVSTAMGLFVAIPSVVAYNYFVRKMKYLLLLHESKRKIHERI, encoded by the coding sequence ATGATTACAAAGTTTTTACTAAAATTGGCTCTAATAGGTGGAGACCCGGTGCTTTACCTTCTCATAGTTATGAGTATTTTCTCTGTGGCTGTTATGATAGAGAGATTTTTAACTTACAGGTATGTAAGCAAGAGGCTTGAGCTTTTTAAAGAATTAGAACTAAGAATAACCCTTGACAAAAGACTTGGCATATTGGCCACATTTGGCAACAACGCACCGTTTATAGGGCTTTTTGGCACAGTGTTAGGGGTTATAAAAGCTTTTAACGATTTGGGAAGTTCTTCTCAATTTGGTGTAAAAGTGGTAATGGAAGGCATTTCTCAGGCTTTGGTGTCTACTGCAATGGGACTTTTTGTGGCTATCCCTTCTGTTGTTGCTTATAATTATTTTGTAAGAAAAATGAAATACTTGCTCTTGCTACATGAAAGCAAAAGGAAAATCCATGAAAGAATTTGA